A window from Cryobacterium sp. PAMC25264 encodes these proteins:
- a CDS encoding amidohydrolase family protein, which produces MTVQLPGFLDAHVHLALIDPAGLAAGGISRVLDLGGWTPGSAGDAGRAADAGPEARFAGQFLGAPGGYPSRQAWAPTGSSCPVVGPADAAAAVARQAAAGASVIKVTLNSAAGPVLTADTLAAIVAAAHERMLPVAAHTEGAGQASAAFDAGVDLLAHTPFSEALPEKLLTAMAGRMTWISTLDIHGWGDPTSAFEVASDNLARFHAAGGRVLYGTDLGNGPLPVGLNRREIEALLACGLTPDEVLAALTADFPSRTPAHRAAGPDATGHRVTVIPGGRPTDPHELAGFIDWLLGARSVAAGSVPARSVSTRSLARPDLEDHHS; this is translated from the coding sequence GTGACGGTGCAGCTGCCCGGGTTCCTCGACGCCCACGTTCATCTGGCGTTGATCGACCCGGCCGGGCTGGCCGCCGGCGGCATCTCCCGGGTGCTCGACCTCGGCGGCTGGACGCCCGGCTCGGCCGGCGACGCCGGCCGCGCTGCCGACGCCGGGCCCGAGGCGCGCTTTGCCGGGCAGTTCCTCGGCGCCCCCGGCGGATACCCGAGCAGGCAGGCCTGGGCGCCCACGGGCAGCTCCTGCCCGGTCGTCGGCCCGGCCGACGCCGCCGCGGCCGTGGCCCGGCAGGCCGCCGCCGGCGCATCCGTGATCAAGGTCACCCTCAACTCCGCCGCCGGGCCGGTGCTCACCGCCGACACCCTCGCGGCGATCGTGGCCGCCGCGCACGAACGGATGCTGCCCGTCGCCGCCCACACCGAGGGCGCCGGCCAGGCATCCGCCGCGTTCGACGCCGGCGTCGACCTCCTCGCGCACACGCCGTTCAGCGAGGCCCTGCCGGAGAAGCTGCTCACCGCCATGGCCGGCCGGATGACCTGGATCAGCACCCTGGACATCCACGGCTGGGGCGACCCGACCAGTGCGTTCGAGGTGGCGAGCGACAACCTGGCCCGGTTCCACGCCGCGGGCGGCCGGGTGCTCTACGGCACCGACCTGGGCAACGGCCCGCTGCCGGTGGGGCTGAACCGGCGCGAGATCGAAGCGCTGCTGGCCTGCGGCCTCACACCCGACGAAGTGCTCGCCGCGCTCACGGCCGACTTCCCGAGCCGCACCCCGGCTCACCGCGCCGCCGGCCCGGACGCAACCGGGCACCGGGTTACCGTTATACCCGGCGGCCGCCCCACCGACCCGCACGAGCTAGCCGGATTCATCGACTGGCTGCTCGGCGCTCGCTCAGTGGCCGCTGGTTCAGTTCCCGCTCGCTCAGTGTCCACCCGCTCACTCGCCCGGCCCGACCTCGAGGACCACCACTCATGA
- a CDS encoding kynureninase yields MAYLDGNSLGRPTIASVERITEFLGNAWGTRLIRGWDDEWMELPLTIGDALGRAALGAAPGQVYIGDSTTVTLYKLARAAVDSLPARSEIVLDTDNFPTDRYVLAGIAAERGLTLRWIESSTTGGVTVDQVRAVVGPQTALVVLSHVAYRSGFLADVPAITAAVHEAGALVLWDLCHSAGSVPVNLDLDGVDLAVGCSYKYLNGGPGAPAYGYVRAELQPDLSQPIQGWMGAADVFAMGPEYVPATGIRRFMSGTPAIVGMLAMQDTIAMIDEVGIDAVRAKSVALTEFALELVDAWLVPLGVTVASPREHTHRGGHITVDHPAMRQVTRILWEHDVIPDFRAPEGLRIGLSPLSTSFVETYEGVAAVRDVLRGILLGQAGLAPAAGL; encoded by the coding sequence GTGGCCTACCTCGACGGCAATTCCCTCGGCCGCCCCACCATCGCCAGCGTTGAGCGCATCACCGAGTTCCTCGGCAACGCCTGGGGAACCCGGCTGATTCGCGGCTGGGACGACGAATGGATGGAGCTGCCGCTCACCATCGGCGACGCCCTCGGCCGGGCTGCGCTCGGCGCCGCCCCCGGCCAGGTGTACATCGGCGACTCCACCACCGTCACCCTGTACAAGCTCGCCCGCGCGGCCGTGGACTCGTTGCCGGCCCGCAGCGAGATCGTGCTCGACACCGACAACTTCCCCACCGACCGCTACGTGCTGGCCGGCATCGCAGCCGAACGCGGCCTCACCCTGCGCTGGATCGAGTCGAGCACCACCGGCGGCGTCACCGTAGACCAGGTGCGCGCCGTCGTGGGCCCGCAGACCGCGCTCGTGGTGCTCAGCCACGTGGCCTATCGCTCCGGGTTCCTCGCCGACGTGCCCGCGATCACCGCCGCCGTGCACGAGGCCGGCGCGCTCGTGCTCTGGGACCTCTGCCACTCGGCCGGCTCCGTGCCGGTGAACCTCGACCTCGACGGCGTCGACCTGGCCGTCGGCTGCAGTTACAAGTACCTCAACGGCGGTCCAGGCGCCCCCGCGTACGGCTATGTGCGCGCCGAGCTGCAGCCCGATCTGTCCCAGCCGATCCAGGGGTGGATGGGCGCCGCCGACGTCTTCGCGATGGGGCCGGAGTACGTGCCGGCCACGGGCATCCGCCGCTTCATGAGCGGCACCCCGGCGATCGTGGGGATGCTCGCCATGCAGGACACCATCGCCATGATCGACGAGGTGGGCATCGATGCGGTGCGGGCCAAGTCGGTGGCGCTGACCGAGTTCGCGCTCGAGCTGGTGGATGCCTGGCTGGTGCCGCTCGGCGTCACCGTGGCCTCCCCCCGCGAACACACCCATCGCGGCGGCCACATCACCGTGGACCACCCGGCCATGCGCCAGGTCACCCGGATCCTCTGGGAGCACGACGTGATCCCCGACTTCCGCGCGCCGGAGGGCCTCCGCATCGGGCTGTCTCCGCTGAGCACGAGCTTCGTGGAGACCTACGAGGGCGTCGCGGCCGTGCGCGACGTGCTGCGCGGCATCCTGCTCGGCCAGGCCGGACTCGCCCCGGCTGCGGGCCTGTAG
- the purS gene encoding phosphoribosylformylglycinamidine synthase subunit PurS: MPTIVVEVMPKAELLDPQGKAVAGALRRLGKTEFTGVRVGKRFELTVEGPADAALLAEVQELADTVLSNSVIEDVTGIFVLEAAAGETH, translated from the coding sequence ATGCCAACCATCGTCGTAGAAGTTATGCCCAAGGCAGAACTGCTCGATCCCCAGGGCAAGGCCGTCGCCGGCGCCCTCCGCCGCCTGGGCAAGACCGAGTTCACCGGCGTGCGCGTCGGCAAGCGATTCGAGCTCACCGTCGAGGGCCCCGCGGACGCCGCGCTCCTCGCCGAAGTGCAGGAGCTCGCCGACACCGTGCTCTCCAACTCCGTGATCGAGGATGTCACCGGCATCTTCGTGCTCGAAGCTGCCGCCGGGGAAACGCACTGA
- the purQ gene encoding phosphoribosylformylglycinamidine synthase subunit PurQ: protein MRIGVVTFPGSLDDRDAQRAIRLAGADPVALWHGEHDLHGVDAIVLPGGFSYGDYLRCGAIASLSPIMAEVIDAANKGMPVLGICNGFQMLTEAHLLPGGLIRNEAGAFICRDQRLRIENNSTDWTNGFTDKQEITIPLKNGEGGFIASTDTLARLEGENRVIARYLDVNPNGSLNDIAGVTNARGNVVGLMPHPEHAVEPGFGPDTAVAMRSGVDGLAFFTSVIERALVNA from the coding sequence ATGCGCATCGGCGTCGTCACCTTCCCGGGGTCGCTCGACGACCGCGACGCCCAGCGCGCCATCCGCCTGGCCGGCGCCGACCCCGTTGCCCTCTGGCACGGCGAGCACGACCTGCACGGCGTAGACGCCATCGTGCTGCCCGGCGGCTTCAGCTACGGCGACTACCTGCGCTGCGGCGCCATCGCGAGCCTCTCGCCGATCATGGCCGAGGTCATCGACGCCGCCAACAAGGGGATGCCCGTGCTCGGCATCTGCAACGGCTTCCAAATGCTCACCGAGGCGCACCTGCTTCCGGGTGGGCTGATTCGCAACGAGGCCGGCGCGTTCATCTGCCGCGACCAGCGCCTGCGCATCGAGAACAACTCGACGGACTGGACGAACGGTTTCACCGACAAGCAGGAGATCACCATCCCGCTGAAGAACGGTGAGGGCGGCTTCATCGCCTCGACCGACACTCTGGCCCGCCTCGAGGGTGAGAATCGTGTCATCGCCCGCTACCTCGACGTGAATCCGAACGGTTCGCTCAACGACATCGCCGGTGTCACCAATGCCCGCGGCAATGTCGTGGGCCTGATGCCGCACCCCGAGCACGCCGTGGAGCCCGGCTTCGGCCCCGACACCGCTGTGGCCATGCGCAGCGGCGTCGACGGTCTCGCGTTCTTCACCTCGGTGATCGAGCGGGCGCTGGTCAACGCGTAG
- a CDS encoding DUF3817 domain-containing protein, with the protein MSPRLLYRILSIAEAITWTILITAMLLKYVFAPGEFGDGAVRVGGFVHGLVFLAYGITAVLVGVNQHWRPRLMLLAVSTAVVPYATIPFDRWLERRNLLGGGWRREATDDPRDHTVVSRLLRVGLARPVLLASVLVVGLVAVFTTLLVMGPPGGGA; encoded by the coding sequence GTGTCACCCCGTCTGCTGTACCGCATCCTCTCGATCGCCGAGGCGATCACCTGGACGATCCTGATCACCGCGATGCTGCTCAAGTACGTGTTCGCGCCGGGCGAGTTCGGCGACGGTGCCGTGCGGGTGGGCGGGTTTGTGCACGGGCTGGTGTTCCTGGCATACGGGATCACCGCGGTGCTCGTGGGCGTCAACCAGCACTGGCGACCCCGGCTGATGCTCCTCGCCGTGTCCACGGCCGTGGTGCCCTACGCCACGATCCCCTTCGACCGCTGGCTCGAGCGCCGCAACCTGCTGGGCGGCGGCTGGCGCCGGGAGGCCACGGACGACCCCCGCGACCACACCGTGGTGAGCCGGCTGCTCCGAGTCGGGCTCGCCCGGCCGGTGCTGCTGGCGTCCGTTCTGGTGGTCGGCCTGGTCGCCGTGTTCACGACACTGCTCGTGATGGGCCCGCCCGGCGGCGGCGCCTGA
- a CDS encoding Ykof family thiamine-binding protein: MPHPTPTLPDPAPAAFTPLEFGVGARITLAVMSDRYAEIILDALRSTDTAGLTVDTGVVSTFVGGAEADILRYLTGLIGAAARSGHHVTATVHFSRGCPGEVVCALPGGAGPLRSEIPAVTPVGIAAAGEWALYPLDDGGRPGVQPDHMRDIYAAIDFAKANGSFVASEHFVTRLQGDLATVLQTAAAGWILVGQSVQHVTSHLTLSINSPSAR; encoded by the coding sequence ATGCCACATCCCACCCCCACCCTGCCCGACCCGGCGCCGGCGGCTTTCACGCCGCTCGAATTCGGCGTGGGTGCCCGCATCACGCTCGCCGTGATGAGCGACCGCTACGCCGAGATCATCCTGGACGCCCTCCGGAGCACCGACACCGCCGGCCTCACCGTGGACACCGGTGTCGTGAGCACCTTCGTCGGCGGCGCCGAGGCCGACATCCTGCGCTACCTCACCGGCCTCATCGGCGCGGCCGCGCGGAGCGGCCACCATGTGACCGCCACCGTGCACTTCTCCCGCGGATGCCCCGGCGAGGTCGTCTGCGCCCTGCCCGGCGGCGCCGGGCCGCTGCGAAGCGAGATCCCCGCGGTGACTCCCGTGGGCATTGCCGCCGCGGGCGAGTGGGCGCTGTACCCGCTCGATGACGGCGGCCGCCCCGGAGTGCAGCCCGACCACATGCGCGACATCTATGCGGCGATCGACTTCGCCAAGGCGAACGGCAGCTTCGTCGCCTCCGAGCACTTCGTAACGCGCCTGCAGGGCGACCTTGCCACCGTGCTGCAGACGGCCGCGGCCGGCTGGATCCTCGTGGGGCAGAGCGTGCAGCACGTCACCAGTCACCTCACGCTGTCGATCAACAGCCCCTCCGCGCGCTGA
- a CDS encoding ECF transporter S component produces MSAAPTTTTTTTPAAASTRPIHRFTLKDLVLIVVLGVVFGFLYWALVQAWTGLSILLGPAGDLAQHVLLGGWLLVAPIAVAIVRTRFAGVIAEVIASVIEVVFLGSAVGPMLFVAAAIQGAGSELPFALRRYSSFGWGSYALSGLFGSGFVFIFSAFRSGWFGQDLFFLRLGIQLASGVILGGLLAKVIVDALAKTGVVDNYAIGRALNAEAARV; encoded by the coding sequence ATGTCTGCTGCACCCACCACCACCACCACCACCACCCCCGCCGCCGCATCCACCCGCCCTATTCACCGCTTCACTCTCAAGGACCTCGTGCTGATCGTCGTGCTCGGGGTGGTCTTCGGCTTCCTGTACTGGGCACTCGTGCAGGCGTGGACCGGGCTGTCGATCCTGCTCGGACCGGCCGGCGACCTCGCACAGCACGTACTGCTGGGCGGTTGGCTGCTCGTGGCGCCCATCGCCGTGGCCATCGTGCGCACCCGGTTCGCCGGGGTGATCGCCGAGGTGATCGCCTCCGTCATCGAGGTCGTGTTCCTCGGTTCGGCCGTCGGGCCGATGCTCTTCGTCGCCGCCGCGATCCAGGGTGCCGGCAGCGAGCTGCCCTTCGCGCTGCGCCGGTATTCGTCGTTCGGCTGGGGCAGTTACGCGCTGTCCGGGCTGTTCGGTTCGGGATTCGTGTTCATCTTCTCCGCCTTCCGCTCCGGTTGGTTCGGCCAGGACCTGTTCTTCCTCCGGTTGGGCATCCAACTGGCCTCCGGCGTCATCCTGGGCGGTTTGCTCGCCAAGGTGATTGTGGACGCGCTGGCCAAGACGGGGGTGGTCGACAACTACGCCATCGGCCGCGCGCTGAATGCCGAGGCGGCGCGTGTCTGA
- a CDS encoding ABC transporter ATP-binding protein: MSDTEMPTAAAPAVAFQDVTVTFPRHGRAVLHGATFTINAGERVVLFGPSGAGKSTLLATIAAVVPHSVIARVTGSVTVAGLDTLATEVVELSRHLGVLPQDPDSAVCLPGVEHELAFVLENRAVAPPEISARIDSALAVVGAGALRGRQTGSLSGGESQRVALAAALIGRPDILVLDEPTSMLDADGLRQVREAIDAAARPGTVAVLLVEHRLDEYAGSRGVAGLPERCIVLGSDGRITHDGPTASVLPTAAVDLHRAGCWLPGDIELQAALGLSGGLAAPEVQRALLALAGEGCGAPEVFGPVVLAGHDLAVSRDAAPRTLRRRPWPFRRAAQRSGGGRAEVVGRAEVRRVLVRGVNVELRAGEIVAVLGRNGAGKSSLLLTLAGLLAPAGGTVTGARPGLVFQNPEHQFLGSTVREEIAVGLPAGCERVDRVLTAYGLGPLADRNPYRLSGGQKRTVSLAAMLVHERPSLLADEPTLGLDRRSTIATIAAFRRAARDGRGILVCSHDLRTVAILADRVLVVADGRIVADGSVVEVLRQGDLLARAGITVPPLLRWLVARLDSGAQVRRVLDALDATVGVRASGGDGSGSEDTAGSADETEESPSITGATGPATGDTGIGDVPGITGMAVARERAR; the protein is encoded by the coding sequence GTGTCTGACACTGAGATGCCCACCGCCGCTGCGCCTGCCGTCGCCTTCCAGGATGTCACCGTCACGTTTCCCCGTCACGGCCGCGCCGTGCTGCACGGCGCTACCTTCACCATCAACGCCGGGGAGCGCGTGGTGCTGTTCGGTCCGTCCGGGGCCGGCAAGTCCACCCTGCTGGCCACGATCGCCGCAGTGGTGCCGCACTCGGTGATCGCCCGGGTCACCGGGTCGGTCACCGTGGCGGGCCTGGACACCCTGGCCACCGAGGTGGTGGAGCTCTCCCGGCACCTCGGTGTGCTGCCGCAGGACCCGGACTCGGCCGTGTGCTTGCCGGGGGTGGAACATGAGCTCGCCTTCGTTCTGGAGAACCGCGCCGTGGCACCGCCGGAGATCTCCGCGCGGATCGACTCCGCCCTCGCCGTCGTGGGCGCGGGCGCCTTGCGCGGCCGGCAGACCGGCTCACTGTCGGGAGGAGAGAGCCAGCGCGTGGCGCTCGCGGCAGCGCTGATTGGCCGGCCGGACATTCTGGTGCTCGATGAGCCGACGTCGATGCTGGATGCCGACGGACTGCGGCAGGTTCGCGAGGCGATCGACGCCGCAGCCCGGCCCGGCACCGTCGCGGTGCTGCTGGTAGAACACCGACTGGACGAGTACGCGGGCAGCCGGGGCGTCGCCGGGCTGCCGGAGCGGTGCATCGTGCTCGGCTCCGACGGCAGGATCACGCACGACGGTCCAACCGCATCCGTGCTGCCGACGGCGGCGGTCGATCTGCACCGGGCCGGCTGCTGGCTGCCCGGCGACATCGAACTACAGGCGGCACTCGGCCTTTCCGGCGGACTCGCCGCGCCGGAGGTCCAACGGGCGCTGCTGGCGCTGGCGGGCGAGGGGTGCGGTGCGCCCGAGGTTTTCGGCCCCGTCGTGTTGGCTGGCCACGACCTCGCGGTGAGCCGGGATGCAGCCCCGCGAACGCTGCGGCGCCGGCCGTGGCCGTTCCGACGGGCCGCGCAGCGCTCGGGCGGCGGGCGAGCCGAGGTCGTCGGGCGCGCCGAGGTGCGGCGGGTGCTCGTGCGCGGCGTCAACGTCGAGCTGCGCGCGGGCGAGATCGTGGCCGTGCTCGGCCGCAACGGCGCCGGCAAGTCGTCGCTGCTGCTCACCCTCGCGGGCCTGCTGGCTCCGGCTGGCGGCACCGTGACCGGTGCTCGGCCTGGCCTGGTTTTCCAGAATCCGGAGCACCAGTTTCTCGGCAGCACGGTGCGGGAGGAGATCGCCGTGGGACTGCCGGCCGGTTGCGAGCGGGTGGACCGGGTGCTCACCGCTTATGGTCTCGGCCCGCTGGCCGACCGGAACCCCTACCGGCTCTCCGGCGGCCAGAAACGCACGGTCAGCCTCGCCGCGATGCTCGTGCACGAGCGCCCCAGCCTGCTCGCCGACGAGCCGACGCTCGGCCTCGACCGGCGGTCGACCATCGCCACGATCGCGGCATTCCGGCGCGCGGCTCGGGACGGGCGCGGCATCCTGGTCTGTAGCCACGACCTGCGCACCGTCGCGATCCTCGCCGACCGGGTGCTCGTTGTGGCGGATGGCCGGATCGTCGCGGACGGTTCGGTCGTCGAAGTGCTGCGCCAGGGTGACCTGCTCGCGCGGGCGGGGATCACCGTGCCGCCGCTGCTTCGCTGGCTCGTCGCCCGGCTGGACTCCGGCGCCCAGGTGCGACGGGTTCTCGACGCCCTCGATGCGACGGTCGGCGTGCGCGCGAGCGGCGGAGATGGAAGTGGGAGCGAGGACACCGCGGGATCAGCTGATGAGACCGAGGAATCTCCGAGCATCACCGGTGCGACGGGCCCCGCCACGGGCGACACGGGTATCGGAGACGTGCCCGGCATCACCGGTATGGCCGTGGCGAGGGAGCGTGCCCGGTGA
- a CDS encoding energy-coupling factor transporter transmembrane protein EcfT gives MTTSSALGAVAPSPLARRNPTVKLAILFIVSLALLFVFDPVTPGLLYLLGLAAVLGFARIPLRTLTLAHLPFVGFALGILVVNALSRPGEVLLDLPPIRVTVEGLVVGSALALRTMAIGILSIGFIGTTDPVALMTSLHQHARLSARVTFAVLAGYRMLQQLPREWQVIRQAQSVRAPVRENGAARFGIHEFGRAAFTLLVVSLRRGERMSQSLESRGLGLGARTVWRPVPLGAADWLLLAGTLGALALAIAGVGTLGLGLGPGVLF, from the coding sequence GTGACAACGTCGAGCGCCCTCGGCGCGGTGGCTCCGTCGCCTCTGGCCCGGCGAAACCCCACAGTGAAGCTGGCGATCCTCTTCATCGTCTCGCTGGCACTGCTCTTCGTGTTCGACCCGGTCACCCCCGGCCTGCTCTACCTACTCGGCCTCGCGGCGGTGCTCGGCTTCGCCCGGATCCCGCTCCGCACCCTTACCCTGGCCCACCTGCCGTTCGTCGGGTTCGCCCTGGGCATCCTCGTCGTCAACGCCCTGAGCCGCCCCGGCGAGGTGCTGCTCGATCTGCCGCCCATCCGCGTCACGGTGGAGGGGCTGGTGGTGGGCTCGGCGCTGGCGCTCCGCACGATGGCCATCGGCATCCTGTCGATAGGCTTCATCGGCACAACCGACCCGGTCGCGTTGATGACCAGCCTGCACCAGCATGCCCGGCTCAGCGCCCGGGTGACCTTCGCGGTGCTGGCCGGCTACCGGATGCTGCAGCAGCTGCCTCGGGAATGGCAGGTCATCCGCCAGGCACAGTCAGTGCGGGCGCCCGTCCGGGAGAACGGAGCCGCCCGGTTCGGCATCCACGAATTCGGGCGCGCCGCGTTCACCCTTCTCGTGGTGTCCCTGCGGCGCGGCGAACGGATGTCCCAGTCACTGGAGTCGCGCGGGCTCGGCCTGGGCGCACGCACGGTGTGGCGGCCCGTGCCGCTCGGCGCGGCAGATTGGCTGCTGCTCGCCGGCACTCTGGGTGCTCTGGCGCTCGCGATCGCCGGGGTCGGAACCCTGGGATTGGGTCTCGGCCCGGGCGTGCTGTTCTGA
- a CDS encoding TMEM175 family protein, translating into MESARARYRRLLDTGRNTERLEFFSDAVFAIAMTLLVLDIRLPETSSADLGPALAALAPEYLAYALSFAVIAVNWAAHHRKFRLIAGYDRRLVQLNLLLLLLVAFLPFPTSVLSEYGGETPAVVLYAGTVAAISGAQCLVWASARASGLLDPTVDRSMFLYVLRAMLVTVVVFAASIPVALLGAPDAAMYTWIIAAPLSVVAARWLPEPAATHS; encoded by the coding sequence ATGGAATCTGCGCGGGCGCGGTACCGGCGGCTCCTCGACACCGGGCGCAACACCGAGCGCCTCGAGTTCTTCAGCGATGCAGTTTTCGCCATAGCCATGACGCTGCTCGTGCTCGACATCCGGTTGCCCGAGACGTCGTCGGCCGACCTTGGTCCTGCTCTGGCGGCCCTCGCGCCGGAGTACTTGGCGTATGCGCTGAGCTTCGCGGTGATAGCGGTCAACTGGGCCGCGCATCATCGTAAGTTCCGCCTGATTGCCGGCTACGACCGCCGGCTCGTGCAGCTGAACCTCCTGCTCCTCTTGTTAGTGGCGTTCCTGCCATTTCCCACCTCGGTGCTCAGCGAGTACGGCGGCGAGACTCCGGCGGTGGTGCTCTACGCGGGCACGGTGGCCGCCATCAGCGGGGCCCAATGCCTGGTCTGGGCATCGGCCCGGGCATCGGGGCTGCTCGATCCCACCGTCGACCGGTCGATGTTCCTCTACGTGTTGCGCGCCATGCTCGTCACGGTGGTGGTCTTCGCCGCATCGATTCCCGTGGCCCTGCTCGGGGCACCGGATGCCGCCATGTACACCTGGATCATCGCCGCGCCGCTGAGCGTGGTGGCAGCTCGTTGGTTGCCGGAGCCGGCAGCTACCCACAGCTGA
- the purL gene encoding phosphoribosylformylglycinamidine synthase subunit PurL has protein sequence MTAVSNTSSRGVADTVTNAINTPEKEQPYAALGLTPGEYAEIRTILGRRPTSGELAMYSVMWSEHCSYKSSKKYLRQFGDKVSPAMKKNLMVGMGENAGVLDVGEGWAVTFKIESHNHPSYIEPFQGAATGVGGIVRDIISMGARPVAVMDALRFGDINDPDTARVVHGVVSGISFYGNCLGLPNIGGETWFDSVYQGNPLVNALSVGVLRHEDLHLANASGAGNKVVLFGARTGGDGIGGASILASDTFSEGGPTKRPAVQVGDPFAEKVLIECCLELYREKLVEGIQDLGAAGISCATSELASNGDGGMYIQLEKVLLRDPSLTAEEILMSESQERMMAVVTPEKLAGFLAVVQKWDVETSVLGEVTDSGRLIIDFHGEEIVNVDPRTVAVDGPVYDRPVAYPTWIDALQADSASALPRATDAATLQEQFLALLGSPNLADPSWITDQYDRYVMGNTALSFPDDAGMIRIDEESGLGFVISTDANGRYCQLDPYRGAQLALAEAYRNVAVTGAVPVGISDCLNFGSPENPEVMWQFSQAVTGLADGCLELEIPVTGGNVSFYNQTGDQPIHPTPVVAVLGVIDDVARRVPSGWQDDGHNIYLLGITREELDGSAWSAVVHDHLGGVPPMVDLGREADLAGLLHAASIEALIDSAHDLSTGGLAQALAEAVLRFGVGARVWLGDILERDGIDASVALFSESTGRVLVSVPREDDVKFLGLCEGRDYPVLRIGVTDATAPVLEIQDYFTVPLTELQSRHRSTLPNAFA, from the coding sequence GTGACCGCTGTTTCCAACACATCCTCCCGCGGCGTCGCTGACACCGTGACCAATGCGATCAACACTCCCGAGAAGGAGCAGCCGTACGCTGCCCTCGGGTTGACGCCCGGCGAGTACGCCGAGATTCGCACCATCCTGGGCCGCCGCCCCACGAGCGGTGAGCTCGCCATGTACTCGGTGATGTGGAGCGAGCACTGCTCCTACAAGAGCTCGAAGAAGTACCTGCGCCAGTTCGGCGACAAGGTCTCCCCCGCCATGAAGAAGAACCTGATGGTGGGCATGGGCGAGAACGCCGGCGTGCTCGACGTGGGTGAGGGCTGGGCCGTCACCTTCAAGATCGAGTCGCACAACCACCCCTCCTACATCGAGCCGTTCCAGGGCGCTGCCACCGGCGTCGGCGGCATCGTGCGCGACATCATCTCGATGGGCGCCCGCCCGGTGGCCGTGATGGATGCCCTCCGTTTCGGTGACATCAACGACCCTGACACCGCCCGCGTCGTGCACGGTGTGGTCTCCGGCATCTCGTTCTACGGCAACTGCCTGGGCCTGCCCAACATCGGCGGCGAGACCTGGTTCGACTCCGTCTACCAGGGCAACCCGCTGGTCAACGCGCTCTCCGTTGGCGTGCTCCGCCACGAGGACCTGCACCTGGCCAACGCCTCGGGCGCCGGCAACAAGGTGGTGCTCTTCGGAGCCCGCACCGGCGGCGACGGCATCGGCGGCGCATCCATTCTGGCCTCGGACACCTTCTCTGAGGGCGGCCCGACCAAGCGCCCCGCCGTGCAGGTGGGCGACCCGTTCGCCGAGAAGGTGCTCATCGAGTGCTGCCTCGAGCTGTACCGCGAGAAGCTCGTCGAGGGTATTCAGGACCTGGGCGCCGCGGGCATCTCCTGCGCCACCAGCGAGCTGGCCTCAAACGGCGACGGCGGCATGTACATCCAGCTGGAGAAGGTGCTGCTGCGCGACCCCTCGTTGACCGCCGAAGAGATCCTGATGAGCGAGAGCCAGGAACGTATGATGGCCGTCGTCACGCCGGAGAAGCTCGCCGGATTCCTCGCGGTGGTTCAGAAGTGGGACGTGGAGACCAGCGTGCTCGGCGAGGTCACCGACTCCGGCCGCCTGATCATCGACTTCCACGGCGAAGAGATCGTGAACGTCGACCCGCGCACCGTCGCCGTCGACGGCCCGGTCTACGACCGCCCGGTGGCCTACCCCACCTGGATCGATGCCCTGCAGGCCGACAGCGCGTCGGCGCTGCCCCGGGCGACGGATGCCGCCACCCTGCAGGAGCAGTTCCTCGCGCTGCTCGGCTCGCCCAACCTGGCCGACCCGAGCTGGATCACCGACCAGTACGACCGCTACGTGATGGGCAACACCGCCCTCTCCTTTCCGGACGACGCCGGCATGATCCGAATCGACGAGGAGTCGGGCCTCGGCTTCGTCATCTCCACCGACGCCAACGGCCGCTACTGCCAGCTCGACCCCTACCGCGGCGCCCAGCTGGCCCTCGCCGAGGCGTACCGCAACGTGGCCGTCACCGGCGCCGTGCCGGTGGGCATCAGCGACTGCCTCAACTTCGGCTCGCCGGAGAACCCCGAGGTCATGTGGCAGTTCTCCCAGGCCGTGACGGGTCTGGCGGATGGCTGCCTCGAGCTGGAGATCCCGGTCACCGGCGGCAACGTGTCGTTCTACAACCAGACCGGCGACCAGCCGATCCACCCCACCCCCGTGGTGGCCGTGCTCGGCGTGATCGACGACGTCGCCCGCCGCGTGCCGAGCGGCTGGCAGGACGACGGACACAACATCTACCTGCTCGGCATCACCCGCGAAGAGCTCGACGGCTCCGCGTGGAGCGCCGTGGTGCACGACCACCTCGGTGGCGTGCCGCCCATGGTGGACCTCGGCCGCGAGGCAGACCTCGCCGGTCTGCTGCACGCCGCCTCGATCGAGGCTCTCATCGACAGCGCGCACGACCTCTCCACGGGCGGCCTCGCGCAGGCCCTCGCCGAGGCCGTGCTCCGGTTCGGTGTGGGCGCCCGGGTCTGGCTCGGCGACATCCTCGAGCGCGACGGCATCGACGCATCCGTGGCCCTGTTCTCGGAGTCGACCGGCCGCGTGCTGGTGAGCGTGCCCCGCGAAGACGACGTCAAGTTCCTCGGTCTCTGCGAAGGCCGCGACTACCCGGTGCTGCGCATCGGCGTGACGGATGCGACCGCCCCGGTCCTGGAGATCCAGGACTACTTCACGGTGCCGCTGACCGAACTGCAGTCCCGTCACCGCAGCACGCTGCCCAACGCGTTCGCGTAG